Proteins co-encoded in one Pseudochaenichthys georgianus chromosome 22, fPseGeo1.2, whole genome shotgun sequence genomic window:
- the LOC117468124 gene encoding adhesion G-protein coupled receptor G2-like: MHMLKNNKNSGKGFSRSVQIPAEASAMAVKGNSPFAAVLLFPGMFEDNPNSFYLNNEALGIEMGTEISNLSHSIDVRYTGVNMTGRIGTCRSWDGKGEANWISDGCKTKEKNGTIVCQCSHLTFFAILMSPAPTNMSSTDFKSLTTITSIGCGLSIVFLTLALFMHCLIRKGKASQTTQILIHLFVALITLNLTFLVNESIAAMGNFAACVTIAAVMHYAMLATFTWFFMQALHLYFILWKLPTDVKHYIRKISAAGWVTPAVVVLALVATSQYDFIAIYTDDGNTAKMCWIPNAVIHQVVNIGYYAVVFIFTFVMFIATLRQIVLLKPAEKKPKDSSSFRTNFFSILGLFLLFGITWAFAFFSYGPMLTPSYYIFTILNSFQGFFLAIYYFRSSKIVGEDRSSTSSTNTTSSTATSNTVVKPPH; encoded by the exons ATGCAC AtgcttaagaataacaaaaattCGGGGAAAGGCTTCTCTCGGTCCGTGCAAATCCCTGCAGAGGCGAGTGCCATGGCAGTGAAAGGAAATTCTCCTTTCGCCGCGGTTCTACTGTTTCCAGGAATGTTTGAG GACAACCCCAACAGCTTTTATCTCAACAATGAGGCGCTGGGAATTGAAATGGGAACAGAAATATCCAATCTCTCACACAGCATAGACGTTCGGTACACTGgtgtgaacatg ACTGGAAGAATTGGAACTTGTAGGTCATGGGATGGAAAAG GAGAAGCGAACTGGATCTCAGATGGCTGTAAGACAAAGGAGAAGAATGGCACCATCGTGTGCCAGTGCTCTCATCTAACCTTCTTCGCAATACTAATG TCACCTGCACCTACGAACATGAGCTCTACAGATTTTAAGTCTCTGACCACCATCACTTCAATCGGCTGTGGCCTGTCCATAGTTTTCTTGACACTCGCTCTCTTCATGCATTGTCTAATCAG GAAAGGGAAAGCAAGCCAAACCACACAGATTCTCATACACCTCTTTGTCGCTTTGATCACCCTGAACTTGACCTTCCTGGTAAATGAGAGTATTGCAGCAATGGGAAACTTTGCCGCATGCGTAACAATCGCAGCAGTTATGCACTACGCTATGTTGGCCACCTTTACCTGGTTTTTCATGCAAGCTCTTCACCTATACTTCATTCTGTGGAAGCTTCCCACTGACGTCAAACATTACATCAGGAAGATAAGCGCCGCGGGATGGG TCACCCCAGCTGTAGTGGTGTTAGCTCTTGTCGCCACAAGTCAATACGATTTCATCGCCATTTACACCGATGATGGGAATACAGCAAAAAT GTGCTGGATCCCAAATGCTGTGATCCACCAGGTGGTGAACATTGGGTACTACGCTGTAGTGTTCATCTTCACCTTTGTCATGTTCATCGCTACTCTGCGGCAGATTGTTCTTCTTAAACCGGCAGAGAAGAAACCCAAGGACAGCAGCTCCTTCAGGACCAACTTCTTCTCCATCCTAGGCCTGTTCCTCCTGTTTGGCATCACCTGGGCTTTTGCTTTCTTCAGCTACGGACCTATGCTCACGCCCTCCTACTATATCTTCACCATCCTCAACTCCTTTCAAG GTTTCTTCCTTGCCATCTACTATTTCAGATCCAGTAAGATTGTTGGAGAAGACAGAAGCTCCACGTCTTCAACAAACACCACGAGCAGCACAGCTACATCAAACACAGTTGTTAAGCCTCCTCATTGA